Part of the Candidatus Tumulicola sp. genome is shown below.
CAGCGCGGGCGCGGCGCGGCTGCACACGGCGAAGCGGCCGCCTAGCATCGGATTGATGATGAGCTGGTCCTCACGACCTTCGAACGAAAAGACGAGAGATTTGCCGCGGCGCTCGATCGCTCGGATCTTCCGCCCGGCGAGGTCGCGCGCGAAGTCCGAAGGCGGATAGCGGATGATGAAGGCTCGCTTCGGATCGAGCACCACCGAGAGAATCGTGCTGCCGACCGCATGCTTGGAGAGCGTCGCGCGAAGCAGCTCGAGTTCGGGAAGCTCAGGCAAAAAGTCTCAACTTCACCCGTTGGACGGCTTCATCGTGAGCGATGCAGACGAGACGTTCCCCTCGGTCACTTGCACGTTGACGGGGTTGGCGTCAAGCCCCGGTGCGTGCGCCGTCACCACGTTGAGACCGACGGGCACCATGTCGATCTGGCACGAGCCGTCGGAGCCGGACGTGCACGTCTGCGTGCTGTTGACGGCGACCAAGGCGCCGGCGACCGGCTGGCCGGTGGCGAGCGTGCAATGCGCTGCGACCGAGCCATAGTGCTGCACACCGATGGCGTTCGGGTTCGGACAACCCGCTAAGAGAACCGCGGCTGTGGCCGCGACAAGACCGGCACTGAGTGCACGCATGGCGCTGCGCCTCCTATTTCCACTCCGTTTTGCACCGAACCGCGCCACCCCTCGTGCGCGATGTTATTGCACCCATCCGGCTTGCGGGAGTATAATTCTTTGCGCTGAATCTTTCGGGAAGCGGGTAAGCTATGCGCTCAACGAGTTTCTTTCAGTTAATTTTCATCGCGCTCGCGGCGAGCATCGCGCTGCTCTTCGGTGCGCCCGCTTCGGCGGATTCGCCCGCCGCAAACGCCCCGCGGGGCACCGCTCCGGCGCCCATTGCGCCGGATCTCAGCGCCTCCCAACTGCTCGCGCAGGCGCAAATCGATGCCGCCGCCGGCCATAACGATGCGGCCGCCGAGAAGCTTCACCGCGCCCTTGCGCTCGAGCCGAAGAACTTGGCGGTCCAGAAGCTGCTCGGCGACGTCGAGTATCGGCTGGAGCACTACAAAGCGGCGGAAGCTGCATACAACGCAGTGCTCGCCTCGGATCCTGGAAACAAGGATGTGCTCAACCGGCTTGGCGGCGTCTATGCGGCAGAAGACCGCTTCGACGACGCGGTCGGCGCATTCCGCCGTACCTTACCCTCGGCTGAAGGCTTTGCGAACTTGGTGCAGCAGTACACGGACGCCGGCCGGCTCGGCGAACTTGAAGGCCAGTATCAGGCAGAAGAAGCGCGCCAGCCTTACGAGACGAGCAGCCACTACAATCTGGCCGTCATCTATGAGGCCGGGAAGAAATACGACGCGGCGATCGCGCAACTGCAAATAGCGCTCGACCGCAGCCCGCGCTTCACGTATGCGCTCAACGAACTTGGCGTCGTGTACGGCAAGACCGGCCGCTACAACGACGCGATCGAGCAGTACAAGAAGGCGATCGCCGTGGATCCGGCATTTCCTCTCGCCTGGATGAATTGGGGCGTCGAGCTGATCAATCTCAACGACTACTCGAGCGCCGACGAGAAGATCACCCACGCGATCAGCCTTGCGTCCGACTACGCGCTCGCCTACGAGAACCTCGGAGTGGTATACGAATTCCTCGGCCAGTTCACGCAAGCCGTCGAAAGTTACCAGCGCTGCATCGGTCTGGACCCACGCGACCGCAACGTCTATTACAACCTGGGCGGGCTCTATCTCCGCCACAACCTTTTCAATCTCGCCGAAGCGGCGTTCATCAAGGGACTGGCCGTGCAGCCGCGCAACGAACAGCTGCACTACGCGCTGGGATTCACGTATCAGCGACAGCGCAAGTTCGCGCTGGCGGCCGAACAATTCCGCGTCGCGCTGGCCGAGAACCCGAACGACAGTAACGCGCGCGAGCTCCTAGCCCAGGTCGAGGACCAGATCAAGCACTAGGCTGCGCGGCGATCGCCTCGACTTCGATCATCGCTCCGAGCGGCAGCGCGGCCACACCAACGGTCGATCGAGCCGGCCGATGATCTCCGACAAAGCGCGCGTAGACCGCGTTGACGAGAGCGAACTTCGAGAGGTCGGTCACGAAGATCGTGACCTTGACGATGTCGGCCACCGACAGCCCTGCGGCCTCGATGATGTTCTTGACGCTCGTCAGGGCGCGCTCGGCCTGTGCTTCGATGCCGTCGACGAGCAAACCCGACGCGACATCGAGGCCGACCTGCCCGGCGGTGTAGACAAAACCGTTCGCGACGATGCCTTGGGAATATGCGGCGACGGGTTGCGGGGCGGATGGCGTTGAAATGACTTTCATGCGCGCGGTTACGGTTGTCGCGCGACGCCACCCTCTACGAAGGACAGGGACCCGATGCCCCAAACCATCATCTATACTAAGCCCGGCTGCCCATATTGCGCGGCAGCGATGGAGGATTTTCGGGCGCGTAGCGTCCCGTTCACGCAGATCGACGTCCAAGCCGATCGCGTCGCTCGTGAAGAGATGCGCAAACTGTCCGGCGGTCTGCGCGTGCCGACGATCGTCAACCCGGATGGTGCGGTCGTCGTCGGATTCGGCGGCGCCTGAACGGTGCACTAAGCCGGCGTGTCCGGCTTTCACAACGAGAGGTACTGATCCAGCTCCCACGGGTGCACGCGCGTCCGGTACTCTTCCCATTCGGCCAACTTGGCCTCGCGAAAGCGATGGTAGCTGTGATCGCCAAGCGCGGCGCGCACGACCGCATCGCCATCGAGCGCGAATACGGCTTCTTGCAGCGACGCTGGCAATTGCTCGACGCCCAGATTGGCGCGTTCGTCGTCGGAGAGCTGGGCCACGTTGAGCTCGATCGGATCGCCGGGCACGAGTTTGCGCCGTACGCCGTCCAAGCCGGCCTTGAGGATGCACGCGAGCGCAAGGTAAGGATTGCAGGACGGATCAGGCGAGCGCAGCTCGACGCGCACGCCGCCGCGCTCTTCGGGCACGCGGACGAGCGAACTCTTGGCGCGCTGCGACCACTGCACGAAGGACGGCGCATCGTAACCAGGCACGAGGCGCTTATACGAGTTGACGGTCGGGTTTGTGACCGCGGTAAAGCCGCGCGCGTGCGCGAGCAAGCCGCCGACGAATCCCAGCCCGGTCTCCGACAAGCGCAAGGGATCGCTGTCGTCGTGAAACGCGTTGCGCCCGTCTCGCTGGAAGTAGTGCGCCAGGTGCAGGCCGCTACCGTCTTGGTTCGGGAGCGGCTTGGGCATGAACGTCGCATGCAGTCCATGCCGGGCAGCCACCGTTTTCACGACCACGCGCGCCGTCGCGATCGCATCGGCCAACGCGAGCGGATCGGTGAAGGCCAAGTCGATCTCGTGCTGTCCGTGCGAGACCTCATGATGCGTCGCGTCCACGCGGATGCCCATGTCCTCAAGCGCCAAGCTGACGTCGCGCCGCGCGACGTCGCCCCGATCGATCGGACCGAGATCGAAATACGAACCGCGATCGCTCGTCGCGGTGGTCGCTCCGCCCGTCGGGGATTGTTCGAACAGGAAGAATTCAAGCTCGGCGCCGGCGTGGACGCTGAAGCCCAGCGTGGTGGCTTCGTCGACGACGCGGCGCAGCGCGCTGCGCGTGCAGCCTTCAAACGGCGTGCCATCCGGGTTGCACACGTCGCACATGAGGCGCGCTTCCAGCGGCGCTCCGGCGACTTCGGAGAAGACCGCAAACGTCGCCGGGTCGGGCGTCAAGCACATGTCC
Proteins encoded:
- a CDS encoding carboxypeptidase-like regulatory domain-containing protein, with protein sequence MRALSAGLVAATAAVLLAGCPNPNAIGVQHYGSVAAHCTLATGQPVAGALVAVNSTQTCTSGSDGSCQIDMVPVGLNVVTAHAPGLDANPVNVQVTEGNVSSASLTMKPSNG
- a CDS encoding tetratricopeptide repeat protein, giving the protein MRSTSFFQLIFIALAASIALLFGAPASADSPAANAPRGTAPAPIAPDLSASQLLAQAQIDAAAGHNDAAAEKLHRALALEPKNLAVQKLLGDVEYRLEHYKAAEAAYNAVLASDPGNKDVLNRLGGVYAAEDRFDDAVGAFRRTLPSAEGFANLVQQYTDAGRLGELEGQYQAEEARQPYETSSHYNLAVIYEAGKKYDAAIAQLQIALDRSPRFTYALNELGVVYGKTGRYNDAIEQYKKAIAVDPAFPLAWMNWGVELINLNDYSSADEKITHAISLASDYALAYENLGVVYEFLGQFTQAVESYQRCIGLDPRDRNVYYNLGGLYLRHNLFNLAEAAFIKGLAVQPRNEQLHYALGFTYQRQRKFALAAEQFRVALAENPNDSNARELLAQVEDQIKH
- a CDS encoding Rid family detoxifying hydrolase, producing the protein MKVISTPSAPQPVAAYSQGIVANGFVYTAGQVGLDVASGLLVDGIEAQAERALTSVKNIIEAAGLSVADIVKVTIFVTDLSKFALVNAVYARFVGDHRPARSTVGVAALPLGAMIEVEAIAAQPSA
- a CDS encoding glutaredoxin family protein — its product is MPQTIIYTKPGCPYCAAAMEDFRARSVPFTQIDVQADRVAREEMRKLSGGLRVPTIVNPDGAVVVGFGGA
- the glnA gene encoding type I glutamate--ammonia ligase: MTKRELARRARELGVRFVRLQFSDIHGITKNVAIPLTELESALDGRVVFDGSCIEGFVRHEEADMCLTPDPATFAVFSEVAGAPLEARLMCDVCNPDGTPFEGCTRSALRRVVDEATTLGFSVHAGAELEFFLFEQSPTGGATTATSDRGSYFDLGPIDRGDVARRDVSLALEDMGIRVDATHHEVSHGQHEIDLAFTDPLALADAIATARVVVKTVAARHGLHATFMPKPLPNQDGSGLHLAHYFQRDGRNAFHDDSDPLRLSETGLGFVGGLLAHARGFTAVTNPTVNSYKRLVPGYDAPSFVQWSQRAKSSLVRVPEERGGVRVELRSPDPSCNPYLALACILKAGLDGVRRKLVPGDPIELNVAQLSDDERANLGVEQLPASLQEAVFALDGDAVVRAALGDHSYHRFREAKLAEWEEYRTRVHPWELDQYLSL